A genomic window from Deltaproteobacteria bacterium includes:
- a CDS encoding DUF177 domain-containing protein produces the protein MVSAPSGWIFFGSTNKELDFLQAFQKNCKPEILDSKKGLRVDGPPYAMRHEWIQLSAIPAQGREFSFLDEREWDSLFRESSLDIEIAGPFEAIAMVLPQSDGVYVKGRIAGRFRSQCVRCLERAEFRIDESFEFFESFEDWGSGADDGLLRSSGGGWEMDIRAVMWEQFSLALPDRVLCSEDCKGLCGRCGQNLNIEPCGCSSEKGDSRLAVLRGLQMKTDHSDTKDKKR, from the coding sequence ATGGTCTCGGCACCCTCGGGGTGGATTTTTTTTGGATCGACGAACAAAGAATTGGATTTTCTACAGGCCTTCCAGAAAAATTGCAAGCCCGAAATCCTTGACAGCAAAAAAGGTCTTCGGGTAGATGGACCTCCTTACGCTATGCGACACGAGTGGATTCAATTGTCTGCAATCCCGGCGCAAGGCCGGGAATTTTCGTTTCTGGACGAACGGGAATGGGATTCCTTGTTCCGTGAATCGAGTCTGGACATCGAAATTGCCGGTCCTTTTGAAGCCATCGCAATGGTGTTGCCCCAAAGCGACGGTGTCTACGTCAAAGGCAGAATAGCCGGACGTTTTCGGTCCCAGTGCGTCCGGTGTTTGGAGCGGGCCGAGTTCAGGATTGACGAAAGTTTTGAATTCTTCGAGTCCTTCGAGGACTGGGGTTCAGGGGCTGATGACGGTTTGCTCCGCTCGTCCGGGGGGGGCTGGGAGATGGACATCCGGGCGGTGATGTGGGAGCAGTTCAGCCTTGCCCTGCCCGACAGGGTGCTCTGCTCCGAAGATTGCAAGGGCCTGTGTGGCCGATGCGGCCAAAATTTGAACATCGAGCCCTGCGGGTGCTCGTCCGAGAAGGGTGATTCCAGATTGGCCGTGCTCCGGGGGCTGCAGATGAAGACAGATCATTCCGATACCAAAGACAAGAAGAGGTAA
- the plsX gene encoding phosphate acyltransferase PlsX yields the protein MPNSSKPCIAVDAMGGDFGVEVAVVGALEAVRDDEIDVVLVGREPEIKACLPKAESIPGISIRHAEEVVSMSDKPSDMLRRKKDSSIQVACRLVREGLAHGVVSAGNSGATLASGMFILGRIEGIERPGLATILPTEREPIVLIDVGGNVDCKPYNLVQFGFMADVLARDVLGRKNPKVGILNIGEEEGKGNFLTKETHTLFKLTGLNFIGNVEGRDIFTGNADVIVCDGFVGNVALKLSEGLSTSLIKMLRQELFGTWVDRIGTFLARKAFRRYKKKVDYAEYGGALLLGLKGIAVVCHGASNSRAITKAVQMAATFVRNQANEHLEQGLAANKNLGVFAKRALPARKPA from the coding sequence ATGCCGAACAGCAGTAAACCCTGCATCGCGGTCGACGCCATGGGCGGCGACTTCGGGGTGGAAGTGGCTGTGGTCGGGGCCTTGGAGGCCGTGAGGGATGACGAAATCGATGTTGTCCTGGTCGGCCGTGAACCCGAGATTAAGGCCTGTTTGCCCAAGGCGGAGTCTATTCCCGGCATTTCCATCCGGCACGCCGAGGAGGTGGTGTCCATGTCCGACAAGCCTTCGGACATGCTCCGCCGCAAGAAAGACTCCTCCATACAGGTGGCCTGTCGGCTCGTACGAGAAGGCCTAGCCCACGGCGTGGTCAGCGCCGGGAATTCCGGAGCCACACTGGCCAGCGGCATGTTCATCCTTGGGCGCATCGAGGGTATCGAGCGGCCCGGGCTAGCCACCATCCTGCCCACCGAGCGAGAGCCTATTGTCCTCATCGACGTCGGCGGTAACGTCGACTGCAAGCCTTACAATCTGGTCCAGTTTGGATTTATGGCCGACGTCTTGGCCAGGGACGTTCTGGGGCGGAAGAATCCGAAAGTCGGTATTTTGAACATCGGTGAGGAAGAGGGCAAGGGGAATTTTTTGACCAAGGAGACCCATACCCTGTTCAAGCTGACCGGCCTCAACTTCATCGGCAACGTCGAGGGCCGGGATATTTTTACAGGCAACGCCGATGTCATCGTCTGCGACGGGTTTGTTGGCAACGTAGCTCTGAAGTTGAGCGAAGGGCTGAGCACCTCGTTGATCAAGATGCTTCGACAGGAGCTTTTTGGGACCTGGGTCGACCGAATTGGGACCTTTCTGGCGAGGAAAGCCTTTCGCCGCTACAAGAAAAAGGTCGACTACGCCGAGTACGGCGGGGCATTGCTCCTCGGACTCAAGGGTATCGCTGTGGTCTGTCACGGGGCGTCCAACAGCAGGGCCATCACCAAGGCTGTGCAGATGGCTGCGACCTTTGTCCGAAATCAGGCCAACGAGCATCTTGAGCAGGGACTGGCCGCT
- a CDS encoding 50S ribosomal protein L32, with protein MPLPKRRTSKSKRNMRRSHDHVPVPNVVYCKCGEATLPHCICPSCGEYRGREYTRPGDAEQQ; from the coding sequence ATGCCATTGCCCAAGAGAAGGACCTCCAAGTCCAAGAGGAACATGCGGCGATCCCATGATCATGTGCCGGTTCCCAACGTCGTGTACTGCAAGTGCGGAGAGGCCACGCTCCCGCATTGCATCTGTCCCTCGTGCGGAGAATACCGTGGGCGGGAGTACACAAGGCCTGGAGATGCCGAACAGCAGTAA